The Rhodocytophaga rosea genome has a segment encoding these proteins:
- a CDS encoding LexA family transcriptional regulator: MNQAERLKELRRKAGLNQIQVAESIGKSRSRLATYETQDELRIPYPTLVKLAKLYQSTPEYIEHGVTPEEAALSAEYITGRHIRPLVVTVDNTGKENILFVPIKARAGYLLGYGDPEYIQSLYACSMPGFTNGTFRIFEVEGYSMSNTLQPGDMVITRYVEDWNNLSNDNVYVIVAKNGICIKRIQNVIDKAAGIVIQSDNPEFATDFIPVEDIMEIWEAKALVSRSISRKPSDVIFELNTLKSRFEHLTSKKPA; this comes from the coding sequence ATGAACCAAGCAGAAAGACTTAAAGAACTCCGCCGCAAAGCAGGATTGAACCAGATACAGGTAGCTGAATCTATTGGCAAATCACGCTCAAGATTAGCTACTTACGAAACACAGGACGAACTGCGTATTCCCTACCCTACCCTGGTTAAACTGGCAAAATTGTATCAGTCTACGCCGGAATATATTGAACATGGGGTGACTCCGGAAGAAGCCGCTTTGTCTGCAGAATACATCACTGGCAGACATATACGGCCATTGGTGGTTACAGTAGATAATACCGGAAAAGAAAATATCCTGTTTGTGCCTATTAAAGCCCGAGCCGGATATTTGCTGGGGTATGGAGATCCGGAATATATTCAATCTCTGTATGCCTGTTCCATGCCCGGTTTTACCAATGGCACTTTCCGTATTTTTGAAGTGGAAGGCTATAGTATGAGTAATACTTTACAGCCTGGCGATATGGTGATTACCCGGTATGTAGAAGATTGGAATAACCTTAGCAATGATAATGTATATGTAATTGTAGCTAAAAATGGAATCTGCATCAAACGTATTCAAAATGTAATAGACAAGGCTGCCGGTATTGTCATCCAGTCGGACAATCCGGAATTTGCCACCGATTTCATTCCGGTAGAAGATATTATGGAGATATGGGAAGCCAAAGCCCTGGTATCGCGTTCTATCTCCCGCAAACCAAGTGATGTTATTTTCGAATTAAACACTTTAAAATCCAGATTTGAGCACCTGACGAGCAAAAAACCGGCTTAA